In one Tepidisphaeraceae bacterium genomic region, the following are encoded:
- a CDS encoding cupin domain-containing protein, producing MYHTNLDTSAVQWSPMDARGISMKMLYRDAASGAMTAMTRMAAGSALPAHRHSAADQTVFVLEGDLIDAGATYGPGSFLVAKAGSPHGPHGTAGGCVLLTTYSATPDFVMVE from the coding sequence ATGTACCACACGAACCTCGACACGTCCGCCGTCCAATGGTCGCCGATGGACGCGCGGGGCATCTCGATGAAGATGCTGTACCGCGACGCCGCGAGCGGCGCGATGACGGCGATGACGCGGATGGCGGCGGGCAGCGCGTTGCCGGCGCATCGCCACTCGGCGGCGGACCAGACCGTGTTCGTGCTGGAGGGCGACCTGATCGACGCGGGCGCCACCTACGGCCCCGGCAGCTTCCTCGTCGCCAAAGCCGGCTCGCCGCACGGGCCGCACGGCACCGCGGGTGGCTGCGTGCTGCTGACGACCTACTCGGCGACGCCGGACTTTGTGATGGTGGAGTGA
- the argF gene encoding ornithine carbamoyltransferase: MKDFISIADFTPDQIRHFLDVAKRLKQQYKSTGKNDALLAGKTLAMVFEKPSLRTRVSFAVAMTHLGGNGLLLRDEEVGLGKREPVQDVARVLSGMCDGIMARTFEHAKITDLAKYATVPVINGLTDYNHPCQAMADMLTLEEHFGDLKGRTLAYVGDGNNVTRSLAIACGKLGMRFVCATPAGYMLPNEDVDRVMSLVPDMEYIVTNDPAEAVQEADAVYTDTWVSMGQEAEKARRIKDFAGFCIDEQLLSNAPKQAVVLHCLPAYRGLEISDAVMEGPQSLIFPQAENRLHAQKGIIAVLMAGQ, encoded by the coding sequence ATGAAAGACTTCATCTCCATCGCCGACTTCACGCCCGATCAAATCCGGCACTTTCTGGACGTCGCCAAGCGGCTGAAGCAACAGTACAAATCCACGGGGAAGAACGACGCGCTGCTGGCGGGCAAGACGCTGGCAATGGTCTTCGAAAAGCCCTCGCTGCGCACGCGCGTGAGCTTCGCGGTCGCCATGACGCACCTCGGCGGCAACGGCCTGCTGCTGCGCGACGAAGAGGTGGGCCTTGGCAAGCGCGAGCCGGTGCAGGACGTCGCCCGCGTGCTCAGCGGCATGTGCGACGGCATCATGGCCCGCACGTTCGAGCACGCGAAGATCACCGACTTGGCCAAGTACGCCACCGTCCCCGTCATCAACGGTCTGACCGACTACAACCATCCCTGCCAGGCGATGGCGGACATGCTCACGCTCGAGGAACACTTCGGCGACCTGAAGGGCCGCACGCTCGCCTACGTGGGTGATGGCAACAACGTCACGCGCTCGCTGGCGATCGCCTGCGGCAAGCTGGGCATGCGGTTCGTGTGCGCCACGCCCGCCGGCTACATGCTGCCGAACGAGGACGTCGACCGCGTGATGTCGCTCGTGCCGGACATGGAATACATCGTCACGAACGACCCGGCCGAAGCCGTGCAGGAGGCCGACGCCGTCTACACCGACACCTGGGTCAGCATGGGCCAGGAGGCCGAGAAGGCCCGCCGGATCAAAGACTTCGCCGGCTTCTGCATCGACGAACAACTGCTCAGCAACGCCCCCAAGCAAGCCGTCGTCCTGCACTGCCTGCCCGCCTACCGCGGCCTGGAGATCAGCGACGCCGTGATGGAGGGCCCGCAGTCGCTGATCTTCCCGCAGGCCGAGAATCGGCTGCACGCGCAGAAGGGGATCATCGCGGTGCTGATGGCCGGCCAATAG
- the argB gene encoding acetylglutamate kinase, with product MNEAIDKASALIEALGYIQRFNDKVIVVKVGGSIMDDETALTNLLVDIVFMNYVGMQPVLVHGGGKAINDAMTKAGLQPQMVMGRRYTDERTLAIAEHVLCNQVNRFIVNFIQSQGCEAMGLHSLASVVLFAEKTYLKGDDGRRIDLGFVGDVTDVNARLLRLLVQADSIPCIATIARDKAGGKLNVNADTAAGAVAAAMKAEKLVVISDTHGIRTDPKDPDSLVRSLTVPQIDEMVKSGAIGAGMLPKVEACIAALKGGVTKTHIIDGRIPHALLLEIYTEAGIGTEIVL from the coding sequence ATGAACGAAGCGATCGATAAGGCCAGCGCACTGATCGAGGCGCTGGGCTACATCCAGCGGTTCAACGACAAGGTGATCGTCGTGAAGGTCGGCGGGTCGATCATGGACGACGAGACCGCGCTCACCAACCTGCTGGTCGACATCGTCTTCATGAACTACGTCGGCATGCAGCCCGTGCTCGTGCACGGCGGCGGCAAGGCGATCAACGACGCGATGACCAAGGCCGGCCTGCAGCCGCAGATGGTGATGGGCCGCCGGTATACCGACGAGCGCACGCTGGCGATCGCCGAGCACGTGCTGTGCAATCAGGTCAACCGGTTCATCGTGAACTTCATCCAGAGCCAGGGGTGCGAGGCGATGGGCCTGCACTCGCTGGCGAGCGTGGTGCTGTTCGCCGAGAAGACCTACCTGAAGGGTGACGACGGCCGGCGGATCGACTTGGGCTTCGTCGGCGACGTGACGGACGTCAACGCCCGCCTGCTTCGGCTGCTGGTGCAGGCCGACAGCATCCCCTGCATCGCCACGATCGCCCGCGACAAGGCCGGCGGTAAGCTGAACGTGAACGCCGACACCGCCGCCGGCGCGGTTGCTGCCGCGATGAAGGCCGAGAAACTGGTCGTCATCAGCGACACTCACGGCATCCGCACCGACCCCAAAGACCCCGACAGCCTCGTGCGCAGCCTGACCGTTCCGCAGATCGACGAGATGGTCAAGAGCGGCGCGATCGGCGCCGGCATGTTGCCCAAGGTGGAGGCCTGCATCGCCGCGCTCAAGGGCGGCGTGACCAAGACGCACATCATCGATGGCCGCATTCCCCATGCGCTGCTGCTGGAGATCTACACCGAGGCGGGGATCGGGACGGAGATTGTTCTGTAA
- a CDS encoding sugar phosphate isomerase/epimerase family protein translates to MSTNNNEALRLSGFTDEISPQLDDQISAAKELGLTHVELRGVYGKNVLDFDSALRTEIKTKLTAAGMGVISIGSPIGKVKISDSWDEHFERFKVAVDAAEFFGAPFIRVFSYYPADNESHADLVSRHKDEVVRRFKQKVEYIKERPVVMVHENEGKIYGEKGRECRILMQEVNSPKLRSAFDFANFVQAGEHPINNWPMLKEYTVHIHIKDALLAGGKVVPAGQGDGDIEPILRDAYASGYRGFLSLEPHLAAHGQFSGFSGPALFKTAVEALRTLAAKINVPLAGK, encoded by the coding sequence ATGTCAACCAACAACAACGAAGCGCTCCGCCTCTCCGGCTTTACCGATGAAATTTCGCCGCAACTGGACGATCAGATCAGCGCGGCCAAGGAACTGGGCCTGACCCATGTTGAGCTGCGCGGCGTGTACGGGAAGAACGTCCTCGATTTCGATTCGGCCCTGCGCACCGAGATCAAGACGAAGCTGACGGCTGCGGGCATGGGCGTGATCTCGATTGGCTCGCCGATTGGCAAGGTGAAGATCAGCGATAGCTGGGACGAGCACTTCGAGCGGTTCAAGGTCGCGGTCGACGCGGCCGAGTTCTTCGGGGCGCCGTTCATCCGCGTCTTCAGCTACTACCCCGCCGACAACGAATCGCACGCCGACCTGGTGAGCAGGCACAAGGACGAGGTCGTGCGTCGGTTCAAGCAGAAGGTCGAGTACATCAAGGAACGGCCGGTCGTGATGGTTCACGAGAACGAGGGCAAGATTTACGGCGAGAAGGGCCGCGAGTGCCGCATCCTGATGCAAGAGGTGAACTCGCCGAAGCTGCGCAGCGCGTTCGACTTTGCCAACTTTGTGCAGGCCGGCGAGCACCCGATCAACAATTGGCCGATGCTGAAGGAATACACCGTCCACATCCACATCAAGGATGCGCTGCTGGCCGGTGGCAAGGTCGTGCCCGCGGGCCAGGGTGATGGCGACATCGAACCGATCCTGCGCGACGCGTACGCCAGCGGCTATCGCGGTTTCCTGAGCCTCGAGCCCCACCTGGCCGCCCATGGTCAGTTCAGCGGCTTCAGTGGCCCGGCGCTGTTCAAGACGGCGGTCGAGGCGCTCCGCACGCTGGCAGCGAAGATCAACGTGCCGTTGGCGGGGAAGTAG
- a CDS encoding 4Fe-4S dicluster domain-containing protein: MTEAIPPVSSIATPGSWIRVRPSRIDIDLIQHGVQGKPATIGDAVRLGDRISGLDGGSIIAPVDGVIVDGRPGGVTIEVSPDYKVVPEPPHHDYLDQDTVAAKLSAAREADRGQWIDRIRAAGIVADRHGCPNLFEQLRQSLNRPIDAVVCCALDSESSLPYASTLVEQFAAEMMMGVALLAKLTGAATAIAAVDEHLKTLALAPARHWATLGKIRLDRLSNPYPQSDPTLLLYTLLERRLRPGRLPTEVGVILLDAPAAVAIGALLLGDRPMTDVFIAARDVMTRQVRRAYVPVGTDLTTALLAMGFNPTGATLRSGELLRDLRVDPKRSIGFDELTFHIAPPEPPLNPDPCVRCGWCVEICPPRIHPAGLLDAAQRTNLALADRHGLHACIECGLCTYVCPSKLPILRSIRELKNLARREAGE, translated from the coding sequence ATGACCGAAGCCATTCCACCCGTCTCCAGCATTGCCACGCCCGGTTCGTGGATTCGCGTGCGCCCGTCGCGCATCGATATCGACCTCATCCAGCACGGCGTGCAAGGGAAGCCCGCGACCATCGGTGACGCCGTCCGTCTCGGTGACCGCATCAGCGGGCTTGATGGGGGGTCGATCATCGCGCCCGTGGATGGTGTGATCGTCGACGGTCGGCCCGGTGGCGTTACGATCGAGGTGTCGCCCGACTACAAGGTGGTGCCCGAGCCGCCGCACCACGACTACCTGGACCAGGACACCGTGGCGGCCAAGCTTTCCGCGGCGCGGGAGGCGGACCGTGGGCAGTGGATCGACCGCATTCGGGCCGCCGGCATCGTCGCCGACCGGCACGGCTGCCCGAATCTGTTCGAGCAGCTGCGGCAGTCGTTGAACCGCCCGATCGACGCGGTCGTCTGCTGCGCGCTGGATTCCGAGTCGTCACTGCCTTATGCGTCAACGCTCGTCGAGCAGTTCGCCGCCGAGATGATGATGGGCGTCGCGCTGCTGGCGAAGCTCACCGGCGCCGCCACCGCGATTGCGGCGGTCGATGAACACCTGAAAACGCTGGCGCTCGCGCCCGCACGACACTGGGCGACGCTTGGCAAAATTCGACTCGATCGGCTGTCGAACCCCTACCCGCAAAGCGACCCCACGCTGCTGCTGTACACGCTGCTGGAACGGCGACTGCGTCCGGGGCGATTGCCGACCGAGGTGGGCGTGATCCTGCTGGACGCGCCGGCGGCCGTCGCGATCGGCGCGCTGCTGTTGGGTGATCGGCCGATGACCGACGTCTTCATCGCGGCCCGCGACGTAATGACACGACAGGTCCGCCGGGCCTACGTACCGGTGGGCACCGACTTAACCACCGCGCTGCTGGCAATGGGCTTCAATCCCACTGGCGCCACCCTGCGATCGGGCGAGCTGCTGCGCGACCTGCGTGTGGACCCGAAGCGGTCCATCGGCTTCGACGAGTTGACGTTCCACATCGCCCCACCCGAACCGCCGCTGAATCCAGACCCCTGCGTCCGCTGTGGTTGGTGCGTCGAGATCTGCCCGCCCCGCATCCACCCCGCCGGCCTGCTGGATGCCGCCCAGCGGACCAATCTAGCGCTCGCCGACCGCCACGGCCTGCACGCCTGCATCGAGTGCGGCCTCTGCACCTACGTTTGCCCCAGCAAACTGCCCATCCTGCGTTCGATCCGGGAACTGAAAAACCTAGCGCGGCGTGAGGCGGGCGAATGA
- a CDS encoding PilZ domain-containing protein, which produces MSAVPSAVFPAPDHENRRRSVRRPYAMEAWISSPTATDEAEILEANAVNLSRHGVRFEMNQTLPVGCFYRIELGMGDQKLNTEIRIVSSRQTGTGRFSIGAAFC; this is translated from the coding sequence ATGAGCGCTGTGCCGTCCGCCGTATTTCCCGCGCCCGACCACGAGAACCGCCGCCGCAGTGTGCGCCGGCCGTACGCGATGGAGGCTTGGATCTCGTCCCCCACCGCGACCGACGAGGCCGAAATTCTCGAGGCGAACGCGGTGAACCTGTCCCGCCATGGCGTGCGGTTCGAGATGAACCAGACCCTGCCGGTCGGGTGCTTCTACCGCATCGAACTGGGCATGGGCGACCAGAAGTTGAACACCGAGATCCGCATCGTCTCGTCCCGCCAGACCGGCACGGGCCGGTTCAGCATCGGCGCGGCGTTCTGCTAG
- a CDS encoding putative zinc-binding metallopeptidase — protein sequence MPARTTQRFPWSRYTDRRLLDLRLCDLGLTLEGSAVELFVDALSSELQQKGLTFQPHAWLSNEWFTPDHVPGIAIPFYLAHPRLIELERSQMLEVEGGTRDWCMRILRHEAGHAIDNAFVLNRRTGYRRLFGDYGDPYPESYRPKPYSKQFVVHLDMWYAQAHPAEDFAETFAVWLNPRSHWLQHYEKWPAIKKLYYVDALMTRIGPLKPTVRSRRRTHPLHTLRMTLGEHYAAKRAHYCRDHPRFYDRDLRRLFSDDPQFARNRTAAAFLESIRAEARMMISRWTGESQCTIDRTIADMIDRVAIMKLRLAKPASGAKVDVMMMLAVQTMNFLNDGRHRVVL from the coding sequence ATGCCCGCCCGCACCACCCAACGATTTCCCTGGTCCCGCTACACCGACCGCCGGCTGCTTGATCTTCGCCTCTGCGACCTCGGTCTGACTTTAGAAGGCAGCGCCGTCGAGCTGTTCGTGGACGCGCTCAGCAGTGAACTACAGCAGAAGGGCCTGACCTTTCAGCCGCACGCGTGGCTGAGCAACGAGTGGTTCACGCCCGACCACGTGCCGGGCATCGCGATCCCGTTCTACCTCGCCCACCCGCGGCTCATCGAACTCGAACGCAGCCAGATGCTGGAGGTGGAAGGTGGCACGCGCGACTGGTGCATGCGCATCCTGCGTCACGAGGCGGGCCACGCGATCGACAACGCGTTTGTCTTGAATCGCCGCACGGGCTACCGGCGACTGTTCGGTGACTACGGGGACCCGTACCCGGAGTCCTATCGCCCCAAGCCGTACTCGAAGCAGTTCGTGGTTCACCTCGACATGTGGTACGCGCAAGCGCACCCCGCCGAGGATTTCGCCGAGACGTTCGCCGTCTGGCTGAACCCGCGTTCGCACTGGCTGCAGCACTACGAGAAGTGGCCCGCGATCAAGAAGTTGTACTACGTCGACGCACTGATGACCCGCATCGGACCGCTGAAGCCGACGGTGCGCTCGCGCCGCCGCACGCATCCCCTGCACACGCTGCGCATGACGCTCGGCGAACACTATGCCGCCAAGCGCGCCCACTACTGCCGCGACCATCCTCGCTTCTACGATCGCGACTTGCGCCGGCTGTTCTCCGACGACCCGCAGTTCGCGCGCAATCGAACCGCGGCCGCGTTCCTGGAATCGATTCGCGCCGAGGCGCGCATGATGATTTCCCGCTGGACCGGCGAATCGCAGTGCACGATTGACCGCACGATCGCCGATATGATTGATCGGGTGGCTATCATGAAGCTGCGTCTGGCCAAGCCCGCCAGCGGCGCGAAGGTCGACGTGATGATGATGCTGGCCGTTCAGACCATGAACTTCCTGAACGACGGCCGCCATCGTGTAGTGCTTTAG
- a CDS encoding ATP-grasp domain-containing protein, with product MRKLRVLVMMDELLVPPDSVEGLSVATTTRFRTEYDVLSTLRAMGHIAEPCGVKSDLGVIVPAIEEFQPHVCFNLIEDFDGVATHDQHVVSYLELLKQPYTGCNPRGLTIARDKAIAKKILAYHGINVPQFQVFHQGRAIRPVEDMIFPAIVKSLTEEGSTGISQASIVNSHDEMAERVTFIHEKLNTAAIVEQYIDGRELYVGVIGNAKVTALPIWELNLANLPDDSARIATSKVKWDVAYQERYDIHSGLAKDLSAEQEDAIVDDCKHIYRLLGLSGYARLDLRLTADGQVYFLEANPNPQIACGEDFADSAQQAGLSYELLLHKIITLGMSYHPMQLAA from the coding sequence ATGCGAAAGTTACGCGTGCTGGTCATGATGGATGAGCTGCTCGTCCCACCGGACTCGGTGGAGGGATTGAGCGTCGCCACGACCACGCGGTTCCGCACGGAATACGATGTATTGTCGACGTTGCGCGCCATGGGCCACATCGCCGAACCGTGCGGCGTGAAGAGCGACCTTGGCGTAATTGTGCCGGCAATCGAAGAGTTCCAACCGCACGTCTGCTTCAACCTCATTGAAGATTTCGACGGCGTCGCCACGCACGATCAGCATGTCGTTTCGTACCTCGAACTTCTCAAGCAACCCTACACCGGCTGCAACCCACGCGGGCTGACCATCGCGCGCGACAAGGCGATCGCCAAGAAGATCCTGGCCTATCACGGCATCAACGTGCCGCAGTTCCAGGTGTTCCACCAGGGCCGCGCCATTCGGCCGGTGGAGGACATGATCTTCCCCGCGATCGTGAAGTCGCTGACCGAGGAAGGCTCGACCGGCATCTCGCAGGCGTCGATCGTGAACTCGCACGACGAGATGGCCGAGCGCGTCACGTTCATCCACGAGAAGCTCAACACCGCCGCCATCGTCGAGCAGTACATCGATGGCCGCGAGCTGTACGTGGGCGTCATCGGCAACGCAAAGGTGACCGCCCTGCCGATCTGGGAACTGAACCTCGCCAACCTGCCCGACGACTCGGCCCGCATCGCGACGTCGAAGGTAAAGTGGGACGTGGCTTACCAAGAACGCTACGACATTCACAGCGGACTCGCCAAGGACCTGTCGGCGGAACAGGAAGATGCCATCGTTGACGACTGCAAGCACATTTACCGCCTGCTTGGCCTCAGCGGTTACGCCCGGCTCGACCTTCGGCTGACCGCCGACGGGCAGGTTTACTTCCTGGAAGCCAACCCCAACCCGCAGATCGCGTGCGGCGAAGATTTCGCGGACTCGGCCCAGCAGGCGGGCCTGTCGTACGAGCTGCTGCTGCACAAGATCATCACACTCGGCATGAGTTATCACCCGATGCAGTTGGCCGCGTGA
- a CDS encoding PfkB family carbohydrate kinase, with product MPKNKTLVELLSARTAARFAGKTVVHCHGCFDIVHPGHIKHLQYAKSLGDVLVVSISADSHVNKGVARPLIPDDLRAASVAALECVDLVYINPEPTAVGLLEQLQPDVYVKGKEYETNSDPRFLRERDTVTGHGGRVVFSSGDVVYSSTALIGTLGGAEVFNDEKILRLRDRYELGDANLHNLVQRFRGQKVVVIGDYILDRYHFCDATGIASEGPMMTLRALQQKDYDGGAAVIALHLAGLGANPTLITAMADDETSRQIGLRLAGEGVDVRSLNVRKSIVAKHRFLVEAQKMFKVDDGGPSPLDSVNEAALAETILSAAEGAAAVIFADFGYGLISAGLLDRVLETLRATVRTIAADVSGKQTNLLKFRDVDLVCPTEREVRETLQDFTSGLGAVVWNLMNSTGVRQALITMGKQGLVTFDHPDSDNVAVDARLRSEYVPALAAHTVDPLGCGDALLATATLTLAVGGSLQAAALLGSVAAAIEVGSIGNRPIDAEALLGRLSHRAQHSEAA from the coding sequence GTGCCCAAGAACAAAACACTGGTTGAACTGTTGAGCGCTCGCACGGCCGCCCGTTTTGCGGGCAAGACTGTCGTGCATTGCCACGGCTGCTTCGACATCGTTCACCCCGGGCACATCAAGCACCTGCAGTACGCGAAAAGCCTCGGCGACGTGCTGGTCGTGTCGATCAGTGCCGACTCCCACGTCAACAAGGGCGTCGCCCGGCCGCTCATTCCCGACGACCTCCGGGCCGCCAGCGTCGCCGCGTTGGAATGTGTCGACCTCGTCTACATCAACCCCGAACCCACCGCCGTCGGGCTGCTGGAACAGCTTCAGCCGGACGTGTACGTGAAGGGGAAGGAGTACGAGACGAACAGCGACCCCCGCTTCCTGCGCGAGCGCGACACCGTCACCGGGCACGGCGGGCGCGTCGTCTTCTCCAGTGGCGACGTCGTCTACTCATCCACCGCCCTCATCGGCACGCTCGGCGGCGCCGAAGTGTTCAACGACGAGAAGATCCTGCGCCTGCGCGACCGCTACGAGCTTGGCGACGCCAACCTGCACAACCTCGTCCAGCGGTTCCGCGGGCAGAAGGTCGTGGTGATCGGCGACTACATCCTCGACCGCTACCACTTCTGCGACGCCACCGGCATCGCCAGCGAAGGTCCGATGATGACGCTGCGGGCGCTTCAGCAGAAGGACTACGACGGCGGCGCCGCCGTCATCGCGCTGCATTTGGCCGGGCTGGGCGCCAACCCCACGCTCATCACCGCCATGGCCGACGATGAAACCTCGCGGCAGATCGGATTGCGGCTGGCCGGTGAAGGGGTCGACGTGCGCAGCCTGAACGTGCGTAAGTCGATCGTTGCCAAGCACCGCTTCCTGGTCGAGGCCCAGAAGATGTTCAAGGTAGACGACGGCGGACCGTCGCCGTTGGATTCGGTGAATGAGGCGGCGCTGGCCGAGACGATCCTGTCCGCCGCCGAGGGCGCCGCCGCCGTCATCTTCGCCGACTTCGGTTACGGCCTGATCTCTGCGGGCCTGCTCGATCGCGTGCTGGAAACGCTACGGGCGACGGTGCGCACGATCGCCGCCGACGTCAGCGGGAAACAGACGAACCTGCTGAAGTTCCGCGACGTCGACCTCGTCTGCCCCACCGAGCGCGAGGTGCGCGAGACGCTCCAAGACTTCACTAGCGGGCTCGGCGCCGTCGTCTGGAATCTGATGAACAGCACGGGCGTACGGCAGGCGCTCATCACCATGGGCAAACAGGGGCTAGTCACCTTCGACCACCCCGACAGTGACAACGTCGCCGTCGACGCCCGCCTGCGCAGCGAGTACGTTCCCGCGTTGGCCGCCCATACCGTCGACCCCCTTGGCTGCGGCGACGCCCTGCTCGCCACCGCCACCCTCACCCTCGCCGTCGGCGGCAGTTTACAGGCCGCGGCGCTACTGGGTTCCGTCGCCGCGGCGATTGAAGTGGGATCGATCGGTAATCGGCCGATCGATGCCGAAGCGTTGCTCGGTCGCCTGTCGCACCGCGCGCAGCACAGCGAAGCGGCTTAA
- a CDS encoding DUF3467 domain-containing protein yields MAEETTTNAGGTPDAQNIQVNLDERDLRTVFANAYRIHTTAEEVVLDLGFNMPNPNPAGGGQSLLFKVNERVIMSYANTKRLAMSLGQLVKRYEQQFGELPTQPGQPRK; encoded by the coding sequence ATGGCTGAAGAAACGACGACGAACGCTGGCGGCACCCCCGACGCCCAGAACATTCAGGTGAACCTCGACGAGCGCGACCTGCGCACCGTGTTCGCCAACGCCTACCGTATCCACACGACGGCGGAAGAAGTGGTGCTGGACCTGGGCTTCAACATGCCCAACCCCAACCCGGCCGGCGGTGGTCAGTCGCTGCTGTTCAAGGTGAACGAGCGCGTGATCATGAGCTACGCCAACACGAAGCGCCTGGCGATGTCGCTCGGCCAACTCGTGAAGCGCTACGAGCAGCAGTTCGGCGAACTGCCGACGCAGCCCGGCCAGCCGCGCAAGTAA
- a CDS encoding DUF485 domain-containing protein has protein sequence MDSPHARPHSELPITQQDPSIRHNARLGLALFFLYLAFYALFVYLVAFQLDLMKQTLAGVNYAIVYGMALIIAAIVLAVVYVMLCKTPTDESAG, from the coding sequence GTGGATTCACCGCACGCTCGGCCGCATTCTGAATTACCCATTACCCAGCAGGACCCCTCAATCCGCCACAACGCGCGCCTGGGGCTGGCGCTGTTCTTCCTGTACCTGGCGTTCTACGCGCTGTTCGTCTACCTGGTCGCGTTCCAGCTCGACCTGATGAAGCAGACGCTGGCCGGCGTGAACTACGCGATCGTCTACGGCATGGCCCTCATCATCGCCGCCATCGTGTTGGCGGTGGTTTACGTGATGCTCTGCAAAACGCCGACGGACGAATCGGCTGGATGA
- a CDS encoding cation acetate symporter gives MTYETSPIAIGVFVGFVVFVLTLSFWLGRKATSAKGYYAAHGTIPWFVNGVAFAGDYLSAASFLGICGMIAFYGFDGFLYSIGFLAGWVVALFVIAEPIKRLGKFTFADALDSRFNSRGIKLSAAISTLVVSIFYLIPQMVGAGALITPLLGFSHVVGVLMVGTVVTLIVVTAGMVSTTWVQFIKGSMLVVFCLMLTVMILGRGFLRSPAPTAGATPAAASTMESTGPLGPVAYIRELNQSTIAVNSTTVNPAGTSNEDRYEKKLINGSDMLTPGGSPTFKGIRSENLADKLDFISLMMALFAGTASLPHILIRYYTVKDAAAARKSTVVGIISIGFFYVLTLYIGLGALTSGALDPSNSNMAAPLLAKTFGKLPFAIISAIAFTTVLGTVSGLIIAASGAVAHDLMTNFLKMDLSDHGKVRAGKIASVVVGVIAMILGIVFQKMNVGFLVGWAFNVAASANLPALIMLLFWGRTTKQGISAGIVVGLASSLLWLLLSGPAYKDVYGWNPADAPMPFSQPGLVTIPLGFITLIAVSLITQPKAAPTTR, from the coding sequence ATGACCTACGAAACCTCCCCCATCGCGATCGGCGTGTTCGTCGGCTTCGTCGTGTTCGTGCTGACCTTGAGCTTCTGGCTCGGCCGCAAGGCCACCAGCGCCAAGGGCTACTACGCCGCGCACGGCACCATTCCCTGGTTCGTCAACGGCGTGGCGTTCGCCGGCGACTACCTCAGCGCCGCGTCGTTCCTCGGCATCTGCGGCATGATCGCGTTCTACGGGTTCGATGGCTTCCTGTACTCCATCGGCTTCCTCGCCGGCTGGGTGGTGGCGCTGTTCGTGATCGCCGAGCCAATCAAGCGGCTGGGCAAGTTCACCTTCGCCGACGCGCTCGACAGCCGCTTCAACAGCCGCGGCATCAAGCTATCGGCCGCCATCAGCACGCTGGTGGTCAGCATCTTTTACCTTATCCCGCAGATGGTGGGCGCCGGGGCGCTCATCACGCCGCTGCTGGGTTTCAGCCACGTCGTGGGCGTGCTGATGGTGGGCACGGTGGTCACGCTGATCGTGGTGACGGCCGGCATGGTCAGCACGACGTGGGTGCAGTTCATCAAGGGTTCGATGCTCGTCGTGTTCTGCCTGATGCTGACGGTGATGATCCTCGGCCGTGGGTTCCTGCGATCGCCCGCACCCACCGCCGGCGCCACCCCCGCCGCGGCCAGCACGATGGAAAGCACCGGCCCGCTCGGCCCGGTCGCCTACATTCGCGAACTGAATCAGTCCACCATTGCTGTGAATTCAACGACCGTGAACCCGGCCGGAACGAGCAACGAGGACCGCTACGAGAAGAAGCTCATCAATGGCAGCGACATGCTCACGCCCGGTGGCTCGCCCACGTTCAAGGGCATTCGCAGCGAGAACCTCGCCGACAAGCTCGATTTCATCTCGCTGATGATGGCCCTGTTCGCCGGCACCGCCAGCCTGCCGCACATCCTCATTCGCTACTACACCGTGAAGGACGCCGCCGCCGCGCGCAAGAGCACCGTGGTGGGCATCATCAGCATCGGCTTCTTTTACGTGCTGACGCTCTACATCGGCTTGGGCGCGCTCACCAGCGGCGCGCTCGATCCCTCCAACAGCAACATGGCAGCCCCGCTGCTCGCCAAAACGTTCGGCAAACTGCCGTTCGCGATCATCAGCGCCATCGCGTTCACCACCGTGCTGGGCACGGTCAGCGGGTTGATCATTGCTGCCAGTGGCGCGGTGGCGCACGATTTGATGACCAACTTCCTGAAGATGGACCTGTCCGACCACGGCAAGGTGCGGGCGGGCAAGATCGCGTCGGTCGTCGTCGGCGTGATCGCGATGATCCTCGGCATCGTCTTCCAGAAGATGAACGTCGGCTTCCTGGTCGGCTGGGCCTTCAACGTCGCCGCCAGCGCCAACCTGCCGGCGTTGATCATGCTGCTGTTCTGGGGCCGCACGACCAAGCAGGGCATCTCCGCCGGCATCGTCGTCGGCCTCGCCAGTTCGCTCCTCTGGCTGCTGCTGTCCGGCCCCGCGTACAAAGACGTCTACGGCTGGAACCCCGCCGACGCCCCAATGCCCTTCAGCCAACCGGGCCTCGTCACCATCCCGCTGGGCTTCATCACGCTGATCGCCGTCTCCCTTATCACCCAACCCAAGGCTGCCCCCACCACCCGCTAG